A single region of the Thermococcus paralvinellae genome encodes:
- a CDS encoding hydrogenase 4 subunit D — protein sequence MKEFFILSFLIPLIAGVILFRLDGRRADYVMLISVIIAAILNLAGVVSYYTAGMPTIHKVLFKTKSFGEVYGLIIDPMSVSVGFVVITAGLLFMLYAKDYMSPRNKEHPVYSDKGRFYAWMVLFIGATLAFIYSSSILQLLIFFEIMSLACWGVVSYYGGKKAERSAYKALIVTNFGAMVGLYTAVAIGITKLHDLSLFALSNLSGDMKLIVFIAIMIAAFTKSAQFPLYSWLPDAMVAPTPASAFLHGAAMVEMGVYLLARAIQFMQPLPIQAFYVMASLLLATLVICIFMYPLQKDAKRLLAYSTIAESGLMYVGLAFAVLGLKTGLQASMFQLFNHAYIKGLAFLTAGTFSYAIGTLEMDKIKGLIKSLPISAYSWTFALIGLAGVPPFAVFFSKLAILTNIKGALGNPLALALLVMVLIDAGVFLMVALKRIHGMAFSVCECNEKYDISDLMKLSMILLLILGIIAPLISYPFITKIGW from the coding sequence ATGAAAGAATTTTTTATCCTTTCTTTTTTAATTCCTTTAATTGCGGGCGTGATATTGTTTAGGTTAGATGGTAGAAGAGCTGATTACGTCATGCTCATCTCTGTGATAATTGCAGCGATTTTAAATTTGGCAGGTGTTGTGAGTTATTACACAGCAGGTATGCCAACTATTCATAAGGTTCTCTTTAAAACAAAATCCTTTGGAGAGGTTTATGGTCTGATAATTGACCCAATGAGCGTTTCTGTTGGATTTGTTGTTATAACAGCTGGCTTGCTTTTCATGTTATATGCTAAGGATTACATGAGTCCAAGAAATAAGGAGCACCCTGTCTACTCTGATAAGGGAAGGTTCTATGCCTGGATGGTTCTCTTCATTGGTGCAACTTTGGCCTTCATATACTCCTCATCAATACTCCAACTCCTAATATTCTTTGAAATTATGAGCCTTGCATGTTGGGGTGTTGTCAGCTATTATGGGGGCAAAAAAGCAGAGCGCTCAGCTTACAAGGCTCTAATTGTGACTAACTTTGGTGCAATGGTTGGTCTTTATACAGCAGTTGCTATTGGCATAACAAAGCTACATGACTTGAGCTTATTTGCACTATCAAACTTATCAGGGGACATGAAACTTATTGTCTTCATTGCAATAATGATCGCTGCTTTCACCAAGAGCGCTCAGTTCCCGCTTTACTCCTGGCTTCCGGATGCTATGGTAGCCCCAACTCCAGCGTCTGCTTTCCTCCATGGTGCAGCAATGGTTGAGATGGGTGTCTATCTCTTAGCAAGGGCAATTCAATTTATGCAGCCACTTCCGATTCAGGCATTTTACGTAATGGCGTCATTGCTCCTGGCAACGTTGGTAATTTGTATATTCATGTATCCTCTACAGAAGGATGCAAAGAGACTTTTAGCATATTCAACAATCGCTGAATCTGGCTTAATGTATGTTGGTTTAGCGTTTGCCGTTTTAGGCTTAAAGACTGGCTTACAAGCATCAATGTTCCAGCTCTTCAATCACGCGTACATCAAAGGTTTGGCATTCCTCACAGCGGGAACTTTCAGTTATGCTATTGGAACTCTCGAAATGGATAAAATCAAGGGTCTGATTAAATCACTGCCAATTTCAGCTTACAGCTGGACTTTTGCATTGATAGGGTTAGCTGGAGTTCCACCATTTGCAGTCTTCTTCAGCAAGCTTGCAATACTAACGAACATCAAGGGGGCATTAGGAAACCCACTAGCATTAGCTTTGCTTGTCATGGTTTTAATAGATGCTGGAGTCTTCCTGATGGTTGCACTGAAGAGAATACATGGCATGGCATTTAGTGTTTGTGAATGTAACGAAAAATACGATATCTCTGACTTGATGAAGCTTTCAATGATTCTCCTGCTTATACTTGGAATAATAGCTCCGCTCATATCATACCCATTCATAACTAAGATAGGGTGGTGA
- a CDS encoding complex I subunit 5 family protein — MFAFDFTLTLDKVSLLFALNVGILGLAAIVASLKYMDIYEFKPKIPYYPTLLVFIISMLLIPMVRDWFSFLFLWEVMTLASYFLIIYDYPEESAKKAGWKYFVTMHLFDTTPLIFAIVLYYAVTGTFNFTQFTQYKDIIVFLMFFGFATKCGLFPMHFWLPDAHPAAPSPVSAILSGAMVELGVYGTIRILDLVDWRVSSWVIYAIGLMAMLSMVSAILSYPLQDDVKRLFAWSTIDNMGWMFLLIFAGLLGITGVEKDISYYVVAHGLAKAAAFISAGALLYVFGTKSLSKMKGFMNSDAFTAGLFAASIFALEGVPPFNLFFNKLNIIKTLLEVSQGLAIFVAVEWVIAFIIFLKIFHAYVISEGEPEVKRKLPASLAFSIVVLLVLSLISQFMCDFIWARW, encoded by the coding sequence ATGTTCGCCTTTGACTTCACACTCACTCTCGATAAAGTTTCACTACTCTTTGCTCTTAACGTAGGGATACTTGGGCTAGCAGCGATAGTAGCCTCACTCAAGTATATGGACATCTATGAGTTTAAGCCTAAAATTCCCTACTATCCAACCTTACTTGTCTTTATAATCTCAATGTTGTTAATACCAATGGTTAGAGATTGGTTTAGCTTCCTGTTCCTTTGGGAAGTCATGACTCTGGCTTCCTACTTCTTGATTATCTATGACTATCCTGAAGAGAGTGCTAAGAAGGCTGGATGGAAGTATTTTGTAACTATGCACCTCTTTGATACTACACCATTAATCTTTGCAATAGTCCTATACTATGCGGTAACCGGGACTTTCAACTTCACTCAATTTACACAGTATAAGGACATTATAGTCTTCTTGATGTTCTTTGGATTTGCTACAAAGTGTGGTTTGTTCCCAATGCACTTCTGGTTGCCTGATGCCCACCCTGCGGCTCCAAGTCCAGTCTCTGCTATATTGAGTGGTGCAATGGTTGAGCTTGGTGTTTACGGAACAATCAGAATTCTCGATTTGGTTGACTGGAGAGTTTCAAGCTGGGTAATTTATGCAATTGGTTTAATGGCAATGCTTAGTATGGTCTCAGCTATACTCAGCTATCCACTTCAAGACGACGTTAAGAGACTGTTTGCTTGGTCGACAATAGACAACATGGGATGGATGTTTCTGCTAATCTTTGCGGGATTGTTGGGAATTACGGGAGTTGAGAAGGACATTAGCTATTATGTGGTAGCCCATGGGTTGGCTAAAGCAGCAGCTTTCATATCAGCCGGAGCTTTGCTTTATGTCTTTGGAACCAAGAGTTTGAGCAAGATGAAGGGCTTCATGAACAGCGATGCCTTTACCGCTGGACTCTTTGCCGCATCAATCTTCGCCTTAGAAGGTGTGCCACCGTTCAACTTGTTCTTCAACAAGCTCAACATCATTAAAACTCTGCTTGAGGTCAGTCAAGGCTTGGCCATATTCGTTGCTGTGGAATGGGTCATAGCGTTCATAATCTTCCTCAAGATATTCCACGCTTACGTGATAAGCGAAGGAGAGCCAGAAGTTAAGCGCAAATTACCAGCAAGCTTGGCTTTCAGCATTGTGGTGTTGCTTGTGCTCTCATTGATAAGCCAATTCATGTGTGACTTCATATGGGCGAGGTGGTGA
- a CDS encoding 4Fe-4S dicluster domain-containing protein, with amino-acid sequence MARKTIFIDFSKCIECRACEVACEREHNGKSFINVFEWQEMAAMALNCRHCETAPCVEVCPTNALYRDKDGAVILAPQRCIGCLMCGIVCPFGIPELDLINKVMGKCDLCAQRRAEGKEPACAATCPTDALIFGDFDEIQRKRREKFTERAIEVAKKAEKISLLGV; translated from the coding sequence ATGGCCCGCAAGACTATCTTTATTGATTTTTCCAAATGTATTGAGTGTAGAGCCTGTGAAGTAGCATGTGAAAGAGAGCACAATGGTAAATCTTTCATTAACGTCTTTGAGTGGCAAGAAATGGCCGCAATGGCCTTAAACTGTAGGCACTGTGAAACTGCTCCATGTGTGGAAGTCTGTCCAACTAACGCTCTTTACAGGGATAAAGACGGCGCTGTCATCTTGGCTCCTCAGAGATGTATCGGTTGTCTCATGTGTGGGATAGTCTGTCCTTTTGGAATTCCAGAGCTTGACTTAATTAACAAAGTAATGGGTAAGTGTGACCTATGTGCTCAGAGGAGAGCTGAAGGAAAAGAGCCTGCTTGTGCTGCAACATGTCCAACTGATGCATTAATCTTTGGTGACTTTGACGAGATACAGAGGAAGAGAAGGGAGAAATTCACAGAAAGAGCTATTGAAGTTGCGAAAAAAGCTGAGAAGATCTCACTCCTCGGGGTTTGA
- a CDS encoding proton-conducting transporter transmembrane domain-containing protein, which translates to MKELFTLAVILYFASMLVALIFKRNYKLSISLGHAFTALASLSLLAFTINAIPLALQGKAVDIVYNIGVAKIPFHIDGLSLILCFVLGALGLATSVYSPKYMEFYEKLGKGWLYIILYSTFVLSMILIVTVSSLFWFLFLWEVMTFASYVLMIWESEEEYVRKAGWKYFVTMHITSTLPLVIAVALLYAKVGSVDGLNFANLASLKLSPIFYVLFLIGFGSKAGVVPIHFWLPDAHPAAPSNVSALMSGVMIKVAVYGLIRTTCFILKPNVTFGYIVAALGAITLTIGTLYALKQTDAKRLLAYHSVGQMGYIWLGVGVGIIFIAKGGAYAAFGAIALAAGLYHLVNHALFKGLLFLSAGSILYRTHSRDLNTLGGLAKLMPFTAIFTFIAAMSIAGTPPFNGFMSKWMIYQSTFLSNNGLIVFFGVMALFISAATLASFIKFYTTAFGGEPTELTKDVKEVSSQMLIAKGFLASLCLVLGLVPALILPLLLSPGSDLTGVELANWITTKYWLVMIKAPSMPIGAESYFKPLLFMALFSVIFIGMYLLFPISRKMDEPWTLGEPVAMSQYKYKAVNYYEPFEEYIHFLYHAGHVLSEFGGRVNKAVARLYVGFSEALHSCANAVSRAVTLLGHSYVKNTSEIYFDEYFVAPLVKISRVSGILLDEGFARVNGALTLALVILAVILALMVL; encoded by the coding sequence ATGAAGGAGCTGTTCACCTTAGCTGTAATCCTGTACTTTGCATCAATGCTGGTCGCTCTGATATTCAAGAGAAATTATAAACTTTCAATCAGCTTGGGCCATGCATTCACAGCCTTAGCTTCCCTCTCACTGTTAGCTTTCACTATAAATGCTATACCCCTTGCACTTCAAGGAAAAGCAGTAGACATTGTTTACAACATTGGCGTGGCTAAGATACCCTTCCACATCGATGGGTTATCACTCATACTCTGCTTTGTCTTAGGAGCCTTGGGATTGGCAACATCAGTTTATTCACCAAAGTACATGGAGTTCTATGAGAAGCTTGGCAAGGGATGGCTCTACATAATACTATACAGCACCTTCGTGCTCTCAATGATACTCATAGTTACTGTATCAAGCTTGTTCTGGTTCCTCTTCCTCTGGGAAGTCATGACCTTTGCATCCTATGTCTTAATGATCTGGGAAAGCGAGGAGGAATACGTCAGAAAAGCTGGGTGGAAGTACTTTGTAACGATGCACATAACGAGTACACTGCCGTTGGTTATAGCGGTCGCTTTGCTCTACGCTAAAGTTGGCTCAGTTGATGGACTAAACTTCGCAAATTTAGCTTCACTCAAGCTCAGCCCAATATTCTATGTCCTATTCCTAATTGGCTTTGGAAGCAAAGCTGGTGTTGTACCAATACACTTCTGGTTGCCTGATGCGCATCCAGCTGCGCCAAGCAACGTATCTGCTTTGATGAGTGGTGTCATGATTAAGGTTGCAGTTTATGGATTGATAAGGACAACTTGTTTCATATTAAAACCAAACGTAACATTTGGTTACATTGTTGCAGCTCTTGGGGCAATAACATTAACTATTGGAACTCTCTATGCATTAAAACAGACTGATGCTAAGCGTTTGCTTGCTTATCACAGTGTTGGACAGATGGGATACATCTGGCTTGGAGTCGGAGTTGGAATAATCTTCATAGCCAAAGGTGGTGCTTACGCTGCTTTCGGTGCAATAGCCTTAGCGGCTGGTCTTTACCACCTTGTGAACCATGCTCTCTTTAAAGGTCTGCTCTTCCTCTCAGCCGGGTCAATCCTCTACAGAACTCACAGCAGAGATTTAAACACCTTGGGAGGCTTAGCTAAGCTGATGCCATTCACAGCGATATTCACATTTATAGCTGCAATGTCAATAGCAGGAACTCCACCATTCAACGGATTCATGAGCAAGTGGATGATTTATCAGTCAACATTCCTTTCAAATAATGGACTCATTGTATTCTTCGGCGTAATGGCGTTATTTATCAGCGCAGCAACTTTAGCGTCATTTATCAAGTTTTACACGACAGCATTTGGAGGAGAACCAACTGAACTGACAAAAGACGTCAAAGAAGTATCTTCACAAATGCTCATAGCAAAAGGTTTCCTGGCATCACTCTGTTTAGTCCTAGGTTTAGTTCCGGCATTAATCCTGCCGCTTCTCCTTTCACCAGGTAGTGATTTAACAGGTGTTGAGTTGGCAAACTGGATAACAACCAAGTACTGGCTTGTGATGATAAAAGCTCCTTCAATGCCTATTGGTGCAGAGAGTTACTTTAAGCCCCTGCTATTCATGGCACTGTTCTCTGTGATATTCATCGGAATGTACCTACTGTTCCCGATCTCAAGAAAAATGGATGAACCATGGACACTTGGTGAGCCTGTTGCAATGAGCCAATACAAATACAAAGCTGTTAACTACTATGAGCCATTTGAGGAGTACATACACTTCTTGTATCATGCAGGTCACGTGCTTAGTGAATTTGGAGGCAGAGTCAACAAGGCAGTTGCAAGGTTGTATGTTGGATTTTCAGAAGCTCTCCATAGTTGTGCCAATGCTGTATCTAGAGCAGTTACTTTGCTTGGACACTCCTACGTTAAGAACACCTCTGAGATTTACTTTGACGAATACTTTGTTGCACCTCTCGTCAAAATATCTAGGGTAAGCGGTATCTTGCTTGATGAAGGATTTGCCAGAGTTAATGGAGCGCTGACTCTTGCACTAGTGATTTTGGCCGTGATACTTGCATTAATGGTGCTGTGA